The following coding sequences lie in one Spirosoma sp. KUDC1026 genomic window:
- a CDS encoding serine hydrolase, protein MNVFKLITCLLITGSVFGQKTPTVKQIQAFDQYVATVQKQWAIPGMSVVVVKDNKVIFSKGYGVREVGRPEPVDTQTLFACASTTKAMTVALMGMLVDEGKLAWSDPVYKYLPELQLYDASASREITIRDLLIHDTGVGGTDFFTGAMHIPVNEMFRRMALVKPSYSIRSGFIYQNIMYSAAGRIIERLMGTTWAEAIQARIFRPLGMLRTVPKRRYIKDDNQVRPHYVINDTIRVIDYTPDSEIGSAGAVWSSADDISKWVTCMLDSSKYNGGRLLKPETWAEVFKTQTLVPNDEYPTMQLLQPNWLTYGLGWYQHDYKGHKINFHTGSHAGLTAITAQLPDEKLGIFAFGNVDHAEGRHALIYKAFDLFALGGTRDWSTEFKTLYEGIKEQNRKATASFVAQRVPNTKPSLALQEYAGTYNSLLYGEITVSLAGNDLSFNANNALTATLPHWHYDTFYGSFDKAWQGKTTAQFSLSSVGKVSTLVFNGMDFKKKR, encoded by the coding sequence ATGAACGTTTTCAAGCTCATTACGTGCCTGCTGATTACGGGAAGTGTCTTTGGGCAGAAAACGCCGACGGTCAAGCAGATACAGGCGTTCGATCAGTACGTAGCGACCGTTCAGAAGCAGTGGGCTATTCCCGGCATGTCGGTCGTGGTCGTGAAAGATAACAAGGTTATTTTCAGCAAGGGGTATGGTGTGCGGGAGGTGGGTAGACCGGAGCCCGTCGATACCCAGACGCTGTTTGCCTGCGCATCGACCACAAAAGCCATGACCGTGGCGCTGATGGGTATGCTGGTCGACGAAGGCAAGCTCGCCTGGAGCGATCCGGTTTATAAGTACCTGCCCGAATTGCAGCTTTACGATGCATCAGCCAGCCGGGAGATAACCATCCGCGACCTGCTCATCCACGATACGGGCGTAGGGGGGACCGACTTTTTTACGGGCGCGATGCACATACCCGTTAACGAGATGTTCCGGCGGATGGCCCTGGTGAAACCCAGTTACTCCATCCGGTCCGGGTTCATTTACCAGAACATTATGTACTCGGCGGCCGGGCGTATCATCGAGCGGCTGATGGGCACAACCTGGGCCGAAGCGATTCAGGCGCGGATTTTTCGACCCCTGGGCATGTTACGTACAGTTCCTAAACGGAGATACATAAAGGATGATAACCAAGTCCGGCCGCACTACGTTATTAACGATACGATCCGCGTGATCGATTATACTCCCGATAGTGAAATCGGTTCAGCCGGAGCGGTCTGGTCGTCGGCGGATGATATCAGCAAGTGGGTCACCTGCATGCTCGACAGCAGTAAATACAACGGTGGTCGACTGCTGAAACCCGAAACCTGGGCGGAGGTGTTCAAAACGCAGACGCTGGTGCCCAATGACGAATACCCGACCATGCAGCTTCTGCAACCCAACTGGCTCACCTATGGGCTGGGCTGGTACCAGCATGATTATAAAGGACATAAAATCAATTTCCATACCGGTAGCCACGCGGGGCTGACGGCTATTACGGCCCAGCTACCCGACGAAAAGTTGGGCATTTTTGCGTTCGGTAATGTTGATCATGCCGAGGGGCGTCATGCGCTGATCTATAAAGCGTTCGATCTGTTCGCCCTGGGCGGCACACGCGACTGGAGTACAGAATTCAAAACGCTGTATGAGGGCATAAAGGAGCAAAACAGGAAAGCAACCGCCAGCTTTGTGGCCCAGCGCGTCCCAAACACGAAACCGTCGCTGGCTTTACAGGAATACGCTGGGACGTACAATAGTCTACTCTATGGCGAGATAACTGTCAGCCTAGCTGGCAATGACCTGTCGTTTAATGCTAACAACGCCTTGACAGCAACTCTGCCGCACTGGCACTACGACACATTCTACGGATCTTTTGACAAGGCATGGCAGGGGAAAACAACTGCCCAGTTCAGTCTGAGTTCAGTTGGTAAGGTTAGTACGTTGGTGTTCAACGGAATGGACTTCAAAAAGAAACGTTGA
- the bla gene encoding class A beta-lactamase: MHPFFYQNRLAYTLAGLWLSATLSLAQPAPKTTDISAPRLTQELDRISKLAKGKVGVSAVHLETGQRIGINRQDRYAMASTAKVAIAAQLFHLMEEGKLSMMTMVDLQPADLHPGSGTLEVLFAKPGVKLSVQNLLELMMVISDNSATDILLRLAGGAGAVTKRLKTLGIQDMTVDRTIIQLIADLDGVTLPPEDQWKVGFYNTLDQKITPESRRASQAKFKDDPRDTATPDAMTELLTQIYRGTAIKPASRDTLLAVMERCRGGANRMKGFLPPGTVVAHKTGSLDGNATDDVGIITLPDGGGHIALTVFVGPSPQPLAEREQTIAQVSRAIYDYFLFQSPTLTTQAR; encoded by the coding sequence ATGCACCCATTTTTTTACCAGAACCGGCTGGCGTACACGCTGGCTGGTCTGTGGCTGTCGGCCACGCTGAGTCTGGCCCAGCCAGCCCCTAAAACAACCGACATCAGTGCTCCGCGTCTGACGCAGGAACTGGACCGAATCAGCAAACTCGCTAAAGGGAAAGTGGGCGTTAGCGCCGTGCATCTCGAAACGGGACAACGTATCGGTATCAACCGGCAGGATCGTTATGCTATGGCCAGTACGGCTAAAGTCGCCATCGCTGCGCAACTTTTTCACCTGATGGAGGAGGGGAAGCTGTCGATGATGACGATGGTCGATCTGCAACCGGCCGATCTGCATCCGGGCAGCGGTACGCTGGAAGTGCTGTTCGCCAAACCTGGCGTGAAACTGTCGGTGCAGAACCTGCTGGAACTGATGATGGTCATCAGCGACAATTCGGCAACGGATATACTACTCCGCCTGGCAGGGGGAGCGGGGGCCGTTACGAAGCGGCTGAAAACGCTGGGTATCCAGGACATGACCGTCGACCGAACCATTATTCAGCTCATCGCGGATCTGGACGGTGTAACCCTGCCCCCCGAAGATCAGTGGAAAGTAGGCTTTTATAATACCCTTGACCAGAAAATCACGCCCGAATCTCGACGCGCCAGTCAGGCGAAATTTAAGGACGACCCGCGCGATACAGCAACGCCCGACGCTATGACCGAACTGCTGACCCAGATTTACCGGGGTACCGCCATCAAGCCCGCCAGCCGCGATACGTTACTGGCCGTCATGGAGCGCTGCCGGGGTGGGGCAAACCGGATGAAAGGCTTCCTGCCGCCCGGAACGGTGGTCGCCCACAAGACCGGTTCGCTGGACGGTAATGCCACCGACGATGTAGGGATCATTACGTTGCCCGACGGGGGTGGGCACATTGCACTGACCGTATTTGTCGGTCCGTCGCCCCAGCCGCTGGCCGAACGGGAACAGACCATCGCTCAGGTAAGCCGCGCCATCTACGACTATTTTCTGTTTCAGTCGCCAACGCTGACAACCCAGGCCCGCTGA
- a CDS encoding helix-turn-helix domain-containing protein, with the protein MKDIIPQRSLHIEQLDLNQWATPIRFSDCYELILIQSGKGHHLVNDKRFTYQPGDVFFLGAHDQYSFLTMQPTSLYRLSFSPLYISSLLIADDQPWAYVNRSTSPCLGSIATDSTDQDNLRALVTMILSEERSLRHLTGNPIVESLMKIILSLVDRLLGERGAVIPSRQTFSLNLTRQIIAYIGQHIGEPERLRMDTIADAFNYSPGHLSTLFKQQVGDSIQQFIIRHKLKLVATKLRQTPLTVSQIADEFGFSDVCHLNKLFKRYYNHTPTAYRQVLSA; encoded by the coding sequence ATGAAAGACATCATTCCGCAAAGATCCCTGCACATCGAACAGCTCGACCTGAATCAATGGGCAACGCCTATCCGGTTTTCCGATTGTTACGAACTCATTCTGATTCAGTCGGGGAAGGGTCACCATCTGGTTAACGATAAGCGATTCACGTATCAACCAGGGGATGTTTTCTTTCTGGGCGCGCATGACCAGTATAGCTTCCTGACGATGCAGCCGACGAGCCTTTACAGGTTGTCATTCTCCCCGCTCTACATCTCCAGCCTGCTGATAGCGGATGATCAGCCCTGGGCTTATGTTAACAGATCTACTTCGCCCTGCCTGGGCTCAATCGCTACCGATTCTACCGATCAGGACAATTTGCGGGCGCTGGTCACCATGATTCTGTCAGAGGAACGTAGCCTTCGTCACCTGACGGGCAACCCCATTGTCGAATCGTTGATGAAAATCATTTTAAGTCTGGTCGACCGCCTTCTTGGCGAACGGGGAGCTGTTATCCCATCCCGGCAAACCTTTTCGTTGAACCTCACCCGTCAAATCATCGCCTACATCGGCCAGCATATCGGGGAACCGGAGCGCTTGCGGATGGATACCATCGCCGATGCCTTCAATTACTCTCCCGGCCACCTGAGTACCCTGTTCAAGCAACAGGTCGGTGACTCTATTCAGCAGTTCATTATCCGGCACAAACTCAAACTGGTTGCGACAAAACTGCGGCAAACTCCGCTGACCGTTTCCCAGATTGCCGACGAGTTCGGTTTTTCCGACGTTTGCCATCTCAACAAGCTGTTCAAACGATATTACAACCACACGCCTACCGCCTATCGCCAGGTCTTATCCGCCTGA
- a CDS encoding DUF3861 domain-containing protein yields MEKKVNTYHLTLTPVRLASGEPVSNKQLDLTVDNHDELFSIIERLQEKDPFGDKAQAAEFALGLKLFSEVMLKHRNNPLFEELKPAFQPFMKRLKSL; encoded by the coding sequence ATGGAAAAGAAAGTAAACACCTACCATCTGACACTTACGCCCGTCCGACTTGCATCAGGCGAACCCGTATCGAATAAGCAACTGGACCTGACGGTTGACAATCACGACGAGCTATTTAGCATTATCGAACGCCTGCAAGAAAAAGATCCCTTCGGCGACAAAGCGCAGGCGGCAGAATTCGCGCTGGGCCTGAAACTGTTCAGCGAGGTCATGCTCAAACACCGGAACAACCCTTTGTTTGAAGAGTTAAAACCAGCTTTTCAGCCGTTTATGAAACGGCTGAAAAGTCTGTAA
- a CDS encoding epoxide hydrolase family protein: MQPFQINVSQEILDDLQTRLGNTRWPDDLTDTGWQYGTDPDYLRQLIQYWQTGFDWRSQEKALNQFANYRTDVDGYGLHLINERGKGNNPMPLLLSHGWPDSFYRFSKLIPLLTDPVAHGGSAEDAFDVIVPSLPGFGFSDKLQKTGNYNQWTSNLFNKLMTSTLGYEQYGAHGGDVGSGITEALAMLHPDSLTGIHLIDVPYWRLFATKPDELSEPEKKYLQDGQQWQMQEGAYAMQQSTKPQTLAYGLTDSPVGLAGWIVEKFFAWSDTRGQIENSYTKDELLTNIMIYWATGTIRSSFTPYWDDKQQSTEGELPKVAVPTGITIFPKDIVSAPRAFAERFYNVQHWAEMPQGGHFAALEEPELLAEELRTFFRPLRNR; this comes from the coding sequence ATGCAACCTTTTCAGATCAACGTTTCTCAGGAAATACTCGATGACCTACAGACGCGGCTGGGCAATACGCGCTGGCCCGACGACCTGACGGACACTGGCTGGCAGTACGGTACTGACCCGGATTATCTGCGTCAGCTGATACAGTACTGGCAGACTGGCTTTGACTGGCGCAGTCAGGAGAAAGCGCTGAATCAGTTTGCTAACTACCGAACCGATGTGGACGGCTATGGACTACACCTGATTAATGAGCGGGGGAAGGGCAACAATCCCATGCCGCTGCTGTTAAGTCATGGCTGGCCTGATTCGTTTTACCGGTTTTCCAAACTTATTCCGCTCCTGACCGATCCCGTGGCGCATGGAGGGAGCGCCGAAGATGCGTTCGACGTAATCGTTCCCAGTCTGCCCGGATTTGGTTTTTCGGATAAGTTGCAAAAAACGGGTAATTACAACCAGTGGACGTCTAACCTATTCAATAAACTCATGACCAGCACGCTGGGCTACGAACAATACGGCGCCCACGGGGGGGATGTGGGAAGTGGCATCACCGAAGCCCTGGCCATGTTGCATCCTGACTCGCTGACCGGTATCCACCTGATTGACGTACCGTACTGGCGACTGTTTGCCACGAAGCCCGATGAGCTGTCGGAGCCGGAAAAAAAGTACCTGCAGGACGGGCAGCAGTGGCAGATGCAGGAAGGGGCCTACGCCATGCAGCAGTCAACCAAACCGCAGACACTGGCTTATGGTCTGACCGACTCACCGGTTGGACTGGCGGGCTGGATCGTCGAAAAATTCTTTGCTTGGAGCGACACGCGGGGACAGATCGAAAACAGTTACACTAAAGACGAACTGCTGACCAACATCATGATTTACTGGGCGACCGGCACCATTCGATCGTCGTTTACGCCCTACTGGGATGATAAACAACAGTCCACCGAAGGTGAGTTACCCAAAGTGGCTGTACCAACTGGCATTACTATTTTCCCAAAAGATATTGTATCGGCTCCCCGCGCATTTGCCGAGCGGTTTTACAACGTCCAGCACTGGGCTGAGATGCCGCAGGGTGGGCACTTTGCCGCGCTCGAAGAACCCGAACTGCTGGCTGAAGAACTGCGTACTTTCTTCCGACCGTTACGAAACCGATAA
- a CDS encoding cystathionine gamma-synthase family protein: protein MDFSKTRRGTAAVWAGETEPFYDGATTPPIVNSVTYAYKDLDEWYSVATGNAEGHIYSRNTNPTVHVLEEKIRILEGAEAATSFATGMGAISNTLFSLLGPGKRVVSIKDTYGGTSRLFLDFLPHYQVNVTLCDTTDYDALAAEIAKGCDVLYLETPTNPTLKIVDIRRLAMVAKRVGAVVVVDNTFATPINQNPLRLGADLVVHSATKFLCGHSDAMGGLLCGKKELVEKVFRFREINGASLQAEPAYLIARGMKTLELRIERQNASALKIAHFLKSHPKVADVFYPGLETHAGYAIASEQMTGFGGVMSFSLRAGYDAVKRFLPSLQYVHLAASLGSVSTLAGPPRTTSHVELTEAQRAQLGIPEGLIRYSVGIENVEDLINDLSQALASVYP from the coding sequence ATGGATTTCTCGAAGACCCGGCGCGGCACTGCAGCCGTCTGGGCGGGGGAGACCGAACCGTTTTACGACGGCGCAACCACCCCGCCCATTGTTAACAGTGTCACCTACGCTTACAAGGACCTCGACGAATGGTATTCGGTTGCTACCGGCAACGCCGAAGGACACATCTACAGCCGGAACACCAACCCGACGGTTCACGTACTCGAAGAGAAAATCCGGATTCTGGAAGGCGCCGAGGCTGCTACGTCCTTTGCTACCGGTATGGGGGCCATCAGCAATACACTGTTTTCTCTGCTCGGACCCGGCAAACGAGTGGTCTCCATCAAAGACACCTACGGCGGTACCAGCCGGCTTTTTCTCGACTTTTTACCTCATTACCAGGTTAACGTAACACTCTGCGACACGACCGATTACGACGCGCTGGCGGCCGAAATCGCTAAAGGCTGCGACGTACTGTACCTGGAAACCCCCACCAATCCGACGCTGAAAATCGTGGACATCCGGCGGCTGGCGATGGTAGCCAAGCGGGTGGGGGCGGTGGTGGTCGTGGATAATACGTTTGCTACGCCCATCAATCAGAATCCGTTGCGACTGGGGGCTGATCTGGTAGTGCACAGCGCCACGAAATTCCTCTGTGGCCACTCCGACGCGATGGGTGGACTGCTGTGCGGCAAGAAAGAGCTGGTAGAGAAAGTTTTCCGGTTCCGGGAGATCAACGGTGCCAGTCTCCAGGCCGAACCGGCTTATCTCATTGCCCGGGGTATGAAAACATTGGAACTGCGTATCGAACGTCAGAACGCGTCGGCGCTTAAGATTGCCCACTTTCTCAAAAGTCATCCTAAAGTTGCCGATGTATTTTACCCTGGTCTGGAGACGCACGCGGGGTACGCCATCGCCAGTGAACAGATGACCGGTTTCGGTGGCGTGATGAGTTTCTCGCTCCGGGCGGGCTATGATGCGGTGAAGCGATTCCTGCCGTCGCTGCAATACGTGCACCTGGCGGCCAGTCTGGGGTCGGTGAGTACGCTGGCGGGTCCGCCCCGCACGACGAGCCACGTTGAGCTGACGGAGGCTCAGCGCGCGCAACTCGGTATTCCTGAAGGGCTGATTCGTTACTCGGTCGGTATCGAAAACGTCGAAGACCTGATTAATGACCTGAGCCAGGCGCTGGCAAGTGTATACCCCTGA
- a CDS encoding sigma 54-interacting transcriptional regulator: protein MLPANEPTVLPSLLIVEDEFLIANDLRRILTKGGYQIGGIAGSVDEAKEQVASQRPDIVLLDIFLDGHETGIDLAHWLSKQAIPFVFLSANLTDGLLEEAKVTQPFGFLTKPFREKDVLSTLEIARYRHAHSEEAKLRQQQSIRIAVNNASINIQDREQFCLAIADQINRFVPFSFFTLQIGLPDESSFYWLMLEKAGSAFKKVNLAALLQNESDESLLNKLDQEAPDRLGEQTGVFSGSAFDQLCQTYVTARACRDKFNVRSLALFPIPLKRNAITTIMLSSTQADGFSERDYQTVNLICPQIALTLDNLLAYEELDTRRQIKAIELAIANAFRSEASMSAILVQVAQSINELLPVDLLALYRIKVPQPAGADTLCTVQKSRGRFEPLESHSLPLSSTISPSSWEAALAGMQTCLTKPTLNVGFQFSQQAADNVIGELYRRELGLQSFMYVPIFRGEQPVASLILASKAPYAFTYNDLHTLQDISVQMSLALENVFAFERIKMLSERLEQEKTYLVEEIKTSHNFGEIIGDSPAMQVVFTNISQVAPTNATVLILGETGTGKELVARAVHTLSSRKDRTIIKINCAVLPAQLIESELFGHERGSFTGATEKRIGKFELASGGTLFLDEIGELPLELQAKLLRAIQEKEIERIGGKGPIRIDVRIIAATNRNVQQEVAEGRFRSDLYYRLNVFPIVVPPLRERTDDIQPLTLHFLRRISKKLGKPLTGVTNDTMHQLLAYTWPGNIRELEHVLERAAILSRSNTLELAEPLRSIPITDSPVAAGQSVECIQPIDDIMRAAILAALSKSGGRIRGRGGAAELLNLKPTTLEARMKKLQIQLKR from the coding sequence ATGCTGCCCGCTAACGAACCAACAGTACTGCCGTCGCTGCTTATTGTGGAAGATGAGTTTTTGATCGCCAATGATTTACGGCGTATTCTGACGAAAGGCGGCTACCAGATCGGAGGGATCGCCGGATCTGTGGACGAGGCCAAAGAACAGGTTGCCAGCCAACGGCCTGACATTGTGCTGCTGGATATTTTCCTGGATGGCCACGAAACCGGAATCGATCTGGCGCACTGGTTGAGTAAGCAGGCCATACCGTTTGTTTTTCTGTCGGCCAACCTGACAGACGGCCTGCTCGAGGAGGCTAAAGTGACGCAGCCCTTTGGCTTTCTGACAAAACCGTTTCGGGAAAAAGACGTCCTGTCGACGCTGGAAATTGCCCGTTACCGCCACGCCCACAGCGAGGAAGCTAAATTGCGCCAGCAGCAGAGTATCCGGATTGCCGTCAATAACGCCAGCATTAATATTCAGGACCGTGAGCAGTTCTGCCTGGCAATTGCGGACCAGATCAATCGGTTTGTGCCGTTTTCGTTTTTTACCCTCCAGATCGGCTTACCCGACGAGTCGTCGTTCTACTGGCTGATGCTGGAGAAAGCTGGCAGTGCGTTTAAAAAGGTTAACCTGGCGGCCCTGCTCCAGAACGAATCGGACGAATCGCTGCTAAACAAGCTGGATCAGGAAGCACCGGACCGACTGGGTGAACAGACCGGCGTGTTTAGCGGGAGCGCGTTTGACCAGCTCTGCCAGACCTACGTGACCGCACGCGCCTGCCGGGATAAATTCAATGTTCGGTCGCTGGCGCTATTTCCGATTCCGTTAAAACGTAATGCCATAACTACCATCATGCTGTCCAGCACCCAGGCTGATGGCTTCTCGGAACGGGATTACCAGACCGTTAACCTGATCTGTCCGCAAATCGCGCTGACGCTGGACAATCTGCTGGCTTACGAGGAACTCGATACGCGCCGACAGATCAAAGCTATCGAACTGGCGATTGCCAATGCCTTTCGGAGCGAAGCCAGCATGAGCGCCATACTCGTGCAAGTTGCCCAGTCGATCAATGAGCTACTACCCGTTGATCTGCTGGCGCTTTATCGGATCAAGGTGCCGCAGCCGGCCGGGGCCGATACGCTTTGTACGGTGCAAAAGAGCCGGGGCCGTTTTGAGCCACTGGAATCGCACTCCCTGCCGCTGTCCTCAACAATCAGCCCGTCGAGCTGGGAGGCTGCCCTAGCCGGGATGCAAACCTGCCTGACGAAGCCGACGCTCAATGTGGGATTTCAATTTTCCCAGCAGGCCGCCGACAACGTGATAGGGGAGCTGTACCGGAGAGAACTGGGGCTGCAGTCATTTATGTACGTACCCATTTTCCGTGGCGAACAGCCGGTTGCCTCCCTGATTCTGGCCAGCAAAGCGCCCTATGCGTTTACCTATAATGATCTGCATACGTTGCAGGACATCAGCGTGCAGATGTCGCTGGCGCTGGAAAATGTATTTGCCTTTGAGCGTATCAAAATGCTGAGTGAGCGGCTGGAACAGGAGAAAACGTACCTGGTGGAAGAGATCAAGACGAGTCATAATTTCGGGGAGATCATTGGCGACAGTCCGGCTATGCAGGTCGTGTTTACTAATATTAGCCAGGTTGCACCCACCAATGCCACCGTCCTGATTCTGGGCGAAACCGGGACGGGGAAGGAACTGGTAGCCCGGGCGGTGCATACGCTGTCGTCGCGCAAGGACCGGACGATTATCAAGATCAACTGTGCCGTTTTGCCCGCGCAGTTGATCGAATCGGAACTGTTTGGGCACGAACGGGGCAGTTTCACCGGCGCGACTGAAAAGCGCATTGGTAAGTTCGAGCTGGCCAGTGGAGGAACGCTGTTTCTGGACGAAATTGGTGAACTTCCCCTTGAACTACAGGCGAAACTCCTGCGGGCAATTCAGGAGAAAGAAATTGAACGTATCGGCGGGAAAGGGCCCATCCGCATCGATGTCCGGATTATTGCGGCCACGAACCGGAATGTACAGCAGGAAGTAGCCGAGGGGCGGTTTCGCTCGGATCTTTACTACCGGCTGAACGTGTTTCCGATAGTGGTGCCGCCCCTGCGGGAACGCACGGACGATATTCAACCGCTGACACTGCATTTTCTACGACGGATTAGCAAAAAGCTGGGCAAACCCCTGACTGGTGTTACCAACGATACGATGCATCAATTGTTGGCCTACACTTGGCCGGGGAATATCCGGGAGCTGGAACACGTGTTGGAGCGGGCCGCTATTCTGTCCCGATCCAATACCCTGGAGCTAGCCGAACCTTTACGGTCGATACCCATAACCGATAGTCCTGTTGCTGCAGGACAAAGCGTCGAATGCATCCAGCCCATCGATGATATCATGCGGGCGGCTATCCTGGCGGCACTATCAAAATCGGGCGGACGTATCCGGGGGCGGGGTGGTGCCGCTGAGTTGCTGAACCTCAAACCGACAACGCTCGAAGCCCGGATGAAAAAGCTGCAAATTCAGCTGAAACGATAG
- a CDS encoding c-type cytochrome — translation MFTQVQIRRLIIALMMLTALMSLGIMLLVTSAFILPDDTFSHQKNGAVGECEIYVEEPEPPVLNTEQLHGQKIFMANCAQCHSVAGDIIVGPGLMGVTDRVPSEAWLRAWIRNSQQVIASGDLYGRIAHEKFGNITMHSFTMLTDADIHSILSYINAASPPNGVAGGQ, via the coding sequence ATGTTCACTCAAGTGCAAATTCGTCGGTTAATCATTGCCTTAATGATGCTTACGGCTCTAATGAGTCTGGGGATTATGTTACTAGTTACATCCGCATTTATCCTGCCGGACGATACTTTCTCTCACCAGAAAAATGGGGCTGTTGGAGAATGTGAGATATATGTTGAAGAACCGGAACCTCCAGTTTTAAACACGGAGCAACTACATGGACAAAAAATATTCATGGCTAACTGCGCCCAGTGCCATTCGGTAGCTGGTGATATTATTGTCGGGCCGGGGCTTATGGGGGTTACCGATCGCGTTCCGAGCGAGGCCTGGCTACGAGCTTGGATTCGAAATTCCCAGCAGGTAATTGCGTCAGGCGATTTATACGGTCGGATTGCTCACGAAAAGTTCGGTAACATAACCATGCACAGTTTTACGATGCTGACCGATGCTGATATACATTCTATTTTGTCCTATATAAATGCTGCAAGCCCCCCAAATGGTGTAGCAGGAGGTCAGTAG
- a CDS encoding methylated-DNA--[protein]-cysteine S-methyltransferase yields the protein MTTAYIESPLGLTLIKGDEKGVSQISCLDGVCGGPAQDGLPLDEPVAQAAQQLTEYFAGTRQTFDFLISPAGTAFQQSVWQLLRAVPFGTTQSYLELTRHLGDEKAIRAVAAANGRNPLWIVVPCHRIVGSDGSLTGYAGGLWRKEWLLKHEGAWPVSVKGKASATAPGQLSLF from the coding sequence ATGACAACTGCATACATCGAATCCCCGCTGGGTTTAACCCTCATTAAAGGCGACGAGAAAGGCGTTTCTCAAATTTCCTGCCTGGACGGTGTCTGTGGTGGCCCGGCGCAGGATGGTCTACCACTGGACGAGCCTGTTGCGCAGGCCGCTCAGCAGTTGACGGAATACTTTGCCGGAACGCGGCAGACGTTCGATTTTCTGATCAGTCCGGCCGGCACTGCCTTTCAGCAGTCTGTCTGGCAACTACTGCGTGCTGTGCCGTTTGGAACAACGCAGTCCTACCTGGAGCTGACCCGCCACCTTGGCGACGAAAAAGCCATTCGGGCCGTAGCGGCTGCCAACGGGCGCAATCCGCTCTGGATTGTTGTACCCTGTCACCGGATTGTTGGCTCAGACGGGTCGCTGACGGGCTACGCCGGTGGACTCTGGCGGAAAGAATGGTTGTTAAAACACGAAGGTGCCTGGCCGGTTTCAGTGAAGGGAAAAGCCAGTGCAACGGCTCCCGGTCAATTATCCTTATTCTAA
- a CDS encoding MBL fold metallo-hydrolase, producing the protein MSTILQCVACLGLLGAVLSCAPRYKGPVSDHFDGKKFFNPGMPERSSGGVLKWLLNRDKGPWPDQPDAYIGPRPAARIEGDSLVVTFVNHSTFLLQTNGLNILTDPVWSERVGPTSWLGIKRHRPPGLKFEELPPIDVVLLSHNHYDHLDLPTLKKLVKAHNPLFVTPLGVSYLPKSVGGRITKELDWGDTLRVNDKLTLTCTQAQHFSNRGLGDREETLWAGYMLDTSYGLTFFCGDSGYGPHFKKIAQQTSGKPIKLALLPIGSYRPEWFMAPVHMSPAGAVQTLLDLNAEQAVGIHFGTFQQGDDGLFEPVTDLKKALQEKKVDEKQFIVPTEGKAMVFN; encoded by the coding sequence ATGTCAACTATTCTGCAGTGTGTTGCCTGCCTGGGTTTACTGGGGGCTGTCCTGAGCTGTGCGCCCCGTTATAAAGGTCCCGTAAGCGACCATTTCGACGGCAAGAAGTTTTTCAATCCCGGCATGCCCGAACGATCATCGGGCGGGGTGCTGAAATGGCTGCTTAACCGGGACAAAGGTCCCTGGCCCGATCAGCCCGACGCCTATATTGGGCCCAGGCCGGCCGCCCGGATTGAGGGCGACAGTCTGGTCGTTACGTTCGTTAATCACTCTACGTTTCTGCTGCAAACCAACGGGCTGAATATCCTGACCGATCCGGTCTGGTCCGAACGCGTTGGTCCTACGTCATGGCTGGGCATCAAACGGCACCGCCCACCCGGACTGAAGTTTGAAGAATTGCCGCCCATCGACGTTGTCCTGTTAAGCCACAACCATTATGACCACCTGGATTTACCGACGCTTAAAAAACTGGTAAAAGCCCATAATCCGCTGTTCGTTACCCCGCTGGGAGTATCCTATCTGCCGAAGTCAGTCGGTGGACGGATTACGAAGGAGCTGGACTGGGGCGATACGCTGCGCGTGAACGATAAACTTACGTTGACCTGCACCCAGGCGCAGCATTTCAGTAACCGGGGCCTCGGCGATCGGGAAGAAACGCTGTGGGCGGGTTATATGCTCGATACGTCATACGGCCTGACATTCTTTTGTGGCGATAGCGGCTACGGACCGCATTTTAAAAAAATAGCGCAGCAGACCAGTGGTAAACCCATCAAGCTGGCCTTGTTGCCCATCGGTTCATACCGGCCCGAGTGGTTCATGGCACCCGTGCACATGTCGCCAGCCGGTGCTGTACAGACACTGCTGGACCTGAACGCCGAACAGGCGGTAGGTATTCATTTTGGTACGTTCCAGCAGGGCGATGATGGCCTGTTTGAGCCCGTTACCGATCTGAAAAAAGCCTTACAGGAAAAGAAGGTCGACGAGAAACAGTTCATTGTGCCCACCGAAGGAAAAGCAATGGTGTTTAACTAG